The following coding sequences are from one Salvia hispanica cultivar TCC Black 2014 chromosome 3, UniMelb_Shisp_WGS_1.0, whole genome shotgun sequence window:
- the LOC125213188 gene encoding NADH dehydrogenase [ubiquinone] 1 beta subcomplex subunit 10-B-like: MGRKKGATLVHDGPPDDFDPENPYRDPVAMLEMREYLVREKWIDIEKAKILREKVKWCYRVEGINHLQKCRHLVHQYLESTRGIGWGKDHRPHAFHGPKVEAAAE, translated from the exons ATGGGGCGGAAGAAAGGGGCGACGCTGGTGCACGACGGGCCGCCGGACGACTTCGACCCGGAGAACCCCTACCGGGACCCGGTGGCGATGCTCGAGATGAGGGAGTATCTAGTCAGGGAGAAGTGGATCGACATCGAGAAGGCTAAGATCTTGAGAGAGAAGGTCAAATGGTGCTACCGAGTCGAAGGCATCAACCATCTCCAGAAATGCCGCCACCTCGTGCACCAGTATCTCGAATCCACCCGCGGCATCGGCTGGGGGAAGGACCACCGCCCCCACGCCTTCCACG GTCCCAAGGTGGAGGCGGCTGCGGAGTGA
- the LOC125214488 gene encoding ribulose bisphosphate carboxylase small subunit, chloroplastic-like yields MASSMLSTAAVAARSAPAQASMVAPFTGLKSVSTFPTTRKTADITTIANNGGRVSCMKVWPTEGLKKFETLSYLPPLTREQLLKQVDFLIRTGLIPCLEFELDPKNAFPHRENNRSPGYYDGRYWTMWKLPMFGCTDPVQVLKELDEAATLHPEAFIRIIGFDNNRQVQIVSFIAHRPPGY; encoded by the exons ATGGCTTCCTCAATGCTCTCCACCGCCGCTGTCGCCGCCCGCTCCGCCCCTGCTCAAGCGAGCATGGTGGCTCCTTTCACCGGTCTCAAGTCCGTCTCCACCTTCCCCACCACCCGCAAGACCGCCGACATCACCACCATCGCCAACAACGGCGGCAGAGTCTCATGCATGAAG gTGTGGCCCACCGAGGGATTGAAGAAGTTCGAGACATTGTCGTACTTGCCCCCACTAACAAGGGAGCAACTCTTGAAGCAAGTCGACTTCCTTATCCGCACTGGCCTCATTCCTTGCCTCGAATTCGAGTTGGACCCAAAG AATGCGTTCCCGCACCGTGAGAACAACAGGTCCCCAGGATACTATGACGGAAGGTACTGGACAATGTGGAAGCTGCCCATGTTCGGGTGCACTGACCCAGTCCAGGTTCTCAAGGAGCTCGACGAGGCCGCCACCCTCCACCCCGAGGCCTTCATCAGAATCATCGGATTCGACAACAACCGTCAGGTGCAGATCGTCAGTTTCATCGCCCACAGGCCCCCAGGCTACTAA